The Cyprinus carpio isolate SPL01 chromosome B19, ASM1834038v1, whole genome shotgun sequence DNA window GGGGGCATACTGCTTTTACTGTTTCTGATGTATGAAGCATGGGAACAGTACAAGATTTTCTGTATGCACAGGCCAAATGAGCCCAGTCACAGAACATAAAACTGTCTCAAAAGACAGTCAACAAGCGTGAACTGTAAGACGAATGAAGGTTAGATGTGGTCAGAGTGTAAACCGGGGTAATGAGTCTTGGAGaaaacacactttcacacacacacgctgttaAATGTAACGCATGTACACGTGATACTGTCGGTCGTACAGCATTAACGgaaattttaataaactgataacCCTAGGTTGCTCTTGGTTTTATGCATTCTCTTCTGTATGTGCTGAAGGAAGTGACACCGCTCAGAGGAGGAAGTAGCCAAAGAGTTGTCAAAAGACTGCtttaaaaactccaaaatgttacAGCTATATAAAACACATGTAGCTTGttataaaaagtacatttattatgCTTGTCACCTTCATCCATGTGTACAGTTTAGCTTTTCGTGCTATGCTCTGCtgaaatgtcttgtttttatcactttaattggaaaaattgatttatttacactactttgtaatttttttttgaataattagattttttagttttttttataaaaacctttttttatcagttgaaactctttaatctaaaatatttacttgtagTACCCCTGTTTTACatgaatatttcaattatttaccAAATTATTCACTGTGATGCTGGTTAGTCATGTCattgagttttatatatatatatatatatatatatatattgcaatgcaatatatatatatatatatatatatatatatatatatatataagtgatttaaaaaaaattatgatttaataattttaaattccaTGAactcttgttttaattttaataacgtTTAATATAACTATTAACATTTCATCAACTTTATGTATTTCCCCTACAAATCCAGGTTTAAGGAAGAAACACTTTGGCAGATAATATACTGTAGTTCATTGTCATAAATGGCCTACATTAATGCTAATGTAATGAGTTTGTATTCTAATTTATAACATGCAGTCGTAGCTGCACGTTTATCTGTATTCTGCAACTTTACTTAAGGTAACACAACTATGtcaataataaaattgaatgctTTCTCCAACATCATAGATGCTTGTGGTCTTCTCTCTCAGGAGTCTGATTTCATTGTTGTCTTCCCTTCATGTACATTTGACTCCAGTTCCTGGCAGAAGTTAGTGTATGTGGTTACACTGATCGCCACAATGCAAACATACTGCTCTATTAACTccctgtgaaaacccagctaaattAAAAGGTCATCCTTCTGTTCCTAGGAGAATGCTGCCAAATTCTCTCGTTCCCTCTTTCTGCTCTGTTGAGTTCCTTTGTGTTTGCTGTGTCCCACTTACTACAATAAGCTGTGTTTGATGAGAACAAGCAGTGCCATTAAACCTCATATCGGAAGACAGGAGCAGGACCATATATCTCTCTGAGTAGTTGCTGATAGGTGAGATGCAGAGTTTTCCAGAAGTGAAAGTTTACAGCATTGTGTGTGTTAGTATTTTTGCAGCTCTAGGGAGGAACTACAAAGATATTGAGAGGAAGCCAAGCATTCAGTAGTATATCATGTATATCAGTCTCACTGACATATCCTGCAATCAGATACCATCACAAATGACTTGTGGTCACATCAGTCTTCTCTATGTATTGTTATTCCCCCTATAGTGTAAcctaagaataaaaataagacatGACTGGAAGTAATGATGATGTGCAGTTCAATAAGTCAGATGTCCATTAAGCAAACCCTGTGGTTAATTCAGTGAAGGATTTGTGAAACTGATAGTTGCAGAGTTTGTCTTTTGTAAGAATCAGACTCCATTGGTCATGCTTTaggtttgttttgtgtgaaaacagcATAGACAATGCAATAGAATAACATGCTTCTTCATGCTTGTGAGGTCGAGTATATAGTGTTCTGTAAACATCCTGACACTGTTATTCTTATTCTTCTGTAGACTTAAAACTACATAATGCTCTGCCCTGGGTCATTCTGGACTAACAAACATCGAGGTCAGACAGGACAGTGTCAGGGTGAAAGGTACTGAAGAAGGCATGACCGCAATAGATTAATCCCAATCTATTCATAGACTTGCATTCTACTTTGGAGTCAGTAAGTGTAGGTGTAAGTCAATCATTTTTTAAAGGTAGGAGTAATCATATTTTTATGACTTGGTTCATTTAATTACTTCTGAATAATGCACAATGAATAAGGTGTTTCCTAAAgtcattttccattttttctttttttcatgcagCATTTAAATGTGTTAACTTGCACAGGGACTATCTTCACCTGTGGACTGTGATGGCGTGAGAGATAAGCCTAATCCAGGCTTAACGCTGAGCAACTGCTTTGGCCGCAATCAAAGACGACAGAGATATTCTGGCCTGACTATTGAGAGATCACATTTGATTAGCTTTCAGGAATCTACTCAAGTGCAATTGTCtcttctctgaaataaaaaaaaaaaatctcactaaaCCAAAATGCAAGTTGcaaattattttcattgcatATCCCATTGTATCTCCATTTGTATTGCCCTAATACAATGTGCATAGCAGCTCATCGTATAGGtcatgcaaaaacacaaaaacccactCACCGCTTTCGCTGTCCCTTTGCTTTTCACCAAGCATGACCGTTCAAGGTTCTGGTAGCCTCCAATCACCTCAATCTCTTCTGCTGTAGGATACCGTTTCTTCCCTGCCTCCTTGGTGCTGTTGGGAGCAGGGGTGGTTATATGGCCCTGGGGGGCCGCTTTGGGCACTGCAGGGGTTACTGTTGCGATGCCACCAGAGGAGGCTGCCCCTGCAGGTCTTCTAGGGGTGATTGTGATGGTCGTTCCTCTCTTACCTGGTCCACCCGAGGCACTCCTAATGGAAAAGAGAGGTGGAGATGGAGATGAAGACGGAGATGCGGTGCAGGGAGAGGATGATGATTGAGAGTTTTGTTCTGGAGGTTTCTGGGAGTTTTCTGTTGATTCGCTGTTCCGGGCATTGATTGTGAATGATCTGACCTGCTGGGGTTTAGGGGTTTGTCTTTCGACTTTCTGTTGGGCTTGTGGAAATCTGGGACCTGTAGGTGTTTGGGATTTCTGCGTCTCTCTTAGTATGTCTGGTTTCTTCTGGCCTTCAGCTACCCTAATTTCTGGTTCTACAAGCGGACAACTCTCCATGGTTGGCTGTGCCTTTTTGTCGTTGTGGGAACCACATCCTGCTTCCTGTTCTCTCAGCTGTAGTCGTTCCACCTGCCGCTGTACCATCTGAGCACCTTTCGACTCCATCGTCTCGGTTTTGTCACTATCCCTTCCATGATTCCACAGCTTAGCAGTTTCTGGCAGGATGTCCGGTGACGGTGCTTGTCTGATGGGGTTGTATATACCCTGAGGTCCGCTGTGTGGGGGCATATCAGCTTTCCTTTCACTGATAAACACTGCGGTCCTGGACCCCACAGTCTTGAGGTTATAGATCCGGCTCATGGCATCCAATGAGTCTGAAAGTGGtggggagggagaaagagagggaggaaggTATCCTTCCTCTAACgactcttcctctctttcttctaCTCTTTTGTTAACGTCCTGTGTTCTCCAAGCGATGCACGTCCCACACTCCTCTACATCTCTCTCTGCTTGCCTTGGGCAGATATCGCTCTCTGATACATCTCTGGAGATCTCCCCAACTTCTCTTTCTGTCGAAGCTGACTGCAAGAGCGACAGAGAAACAGGAACAGGAAGTTGAGGGCTTGACTTTGTCATGTTAACTTCCTGTGTGACGTCAAACAGTCTGAGAGTCTCTAATATGGTTTCTTCCTGTTCTCTCACAGTTCCTCCTGCTTCTCTGCTGCCCTCTTCGTTGTCATCATCCCGTCTTTCCTTCTCTTGCTGACGAATTTTCTCTCTCAGAGACTCCACTCGGGTCAGCGGTCGCCCAGCCTTCCAGCTCCCTCTCCTCTCCACTTTTCCTCCATCTTGTTTATCCCCAGCAGGGAGACTCACCCTCCTTCTTTCTGCTGATATATCGACTCCATAAAATACAGTCCTGGGAATGGTGACTCTCTCTTGGGTGCAGAGTTTGCTTTGGTCCAGTGTAACAGTTTGTTGTGGGGGTTCTGAGGTAAAATGTATTTCCTCAGTTGCTTGTTTTGGAAAGCTTTGATACTGTTGATGTTCTTTTTGATCCTGGTTACCCATTTCACCAGAGATCCTTTCCATGTCTCCATGTGAAAACACATACCCAGCCCTCTTGAGTTCTCTGTCTGATTGGACTTTTGCTATTTTACAGACTAGGTCTTCTGTGTGTTGGGTAAGGATCGCTTGTTCAGCATAGGCTGTAGTTGGGCAACTAGAGACCACAAAGGGAGTGTCGACACATTGGCACTGAATTTCTGCAGGGAAATCTATAGTACTGTCATCCGTGGGTGGGATATATATGCCATGGGGTTGTTTTGAAACTGCAACAGTTATCTCATCTATATTACATCTTTCTTTGGATTCTGTTGTGGCTTCGGTTTGGAATTCTATGGGTCTCTGTCTTACCGTCGTCTCTCTTTCCACTTGCCTCTTATCTCTGTGTATGTCTTTATCTATCAttatctctctctcattctcctcTCTCACTTTCTTAATCTCTTGTTCTGAACTGCTTTCTCTCCCATCATGTTTGATAGGAACTAGTTGTGCAAACGCAATTTCCTCAGGGATTTTGACGGAGGCCAAAGTGAAGCCTTCTCTGTCTAAACTAGACGTCCATTCCTCTGTCTCTCCACGAATGGAGTGGTTCCTCTTATTTTCAAcccttctttctttttgtctcttttcatGCATCACTTCATCAGGTTTGGGTCGTCCCCATCGCCTGGTGACCTTTGGTTCACTTCCTGATTCATCGGTGACCCTCGATTTGACCCTGCGGTCGGAGTACGACCTCTCCACCATCTTAAAATCTGTCTTTTCCTCACAATCTCTGGTTTCCTGTTGGCAAACCACACGGTCAGAGAAGCTAAAGGAGCGTTTGGGAACACCCCCGAATGTCGGACTCGAGTCCATTTTTTCAGTACTCTGGTCCTCCTGCACAAACAGGTCTCCTGTGCTGTATCTGGCCCAGTTCTTGCCTGGCTGGTTGAAGCACTCAATGCTCTTGGAGCGGGTTGGAGGTTTTGGGTGTTCACCGAACTTACTAAGCAGCTGACTGACCCGACCACTACACTCTAGAGTCCCCCTGTCCTTGTGGTTCAGGACTCTCTCTGCTTTTTGCATGACTGTCCTCGACGTCATTCGCATAGAGGACCATATCCCCTCTTTCTCTAAATTCTTGCTCCCTCTCTCTGGGATCCCTACCATctcagtttcccttcttccttccGTCATGGGAGGTTTGATGATTAATACTTCTGAGGCCCTAATTTCCGTCACGCTTCCTCCGCCAGCTAGAAACTCCCTCAAATCCATCCTCATCCTTTTCTGTTCCTCCTC harbors:
- the LOC122140684 gene encoding trichohyalin-like, whose translation is MSLSALPEWKQLLLERKRREEEERERQEREEEERLASMPAWKRGIIQRRRAKHDEERESEKERDVGQHTPDILGITEDIVTEQVDSKFTLKLQTDQTGYKVQKQTSKETISPIQQNPFIRSENSFRRDNRGKEVIRDGENEYKKAANNRGRERNKETEKEIWRERDREMWVEKMGSKSEGRERDRSTGRESRETDSSASLLSPVVGLRMIQANNIIIIEKDKNGKEKLDKREKEAEEEQKRMRMDLREFLAGGGSVTEIRASEVLIIKPPMTEGRRETEMVGIPERGSKNLEKEGIWSSMRMTSRTVMQKAERVLNHKDRGTLECSGRVSQLLSKFGEHPKPPTRSKSIECFNQPGKNWARYSTGDLFVQEDQSTEKMDSSPTFGGVPKRSFSFSDRVVCQQETRDCEEKTDFKMVERSYSDRRVKSRVTDESGSEPKVTRRWGRPKPDEVMHEKRQKERRVENKRNHSIRGETEEWTSSLDREGFTLASVKIPEEIAFAQLVPIKHDGRESSSEQEIKKVREENEREIMIDKDIHRDKRQVERETTVRQRPIEFQTEATTESKERCNIDEITVAVSKQPHGIYIPPTDDSTIDFPAEIQCQCVDTPFVVSSCPTTAYAEQAILTQHTEDLVCKIAKVQSDRELKRAGYVFSHGDMERISGEMGNQDQKEHQQYQSFPKQATEEIHFTSEPPQQTVTLDQSKLCTQERVTIPRTVFYGVDISAERRRVSLPAGDKQDGGKVERRGSWKAGRPLTRVESLREKIRQQEKERRDDDNEEGSREAGGTVREQEETILETLRLFDVTQEVNMTKSSPQLPVPVSLSLLQSASTEREVGEISRDVSESDICPRQAERDVEECGTCIAWRTQDVNKRVEEREEESLEEGYLPPSLSPSPPLSDSLDAMSRIYNLKTVGSRTAVFISERKADMPPHSGPQGIYNPIRQAPSPDILPETAKLWNHGRDSDKTETMESKGAQMVQRQVERLQLREQEAGCGSHNDKKAQPTMESCPLVEPEIRVAEGQKKPDILRETQKSQTPTGPRFPQAQQKVERQTPKPQQVRSFTINARNSESTENSQKPPEQNSQSSSSPCTASPSSSPSPPLFSIRSASGGPGKRGTTITITPRRPAGAASSGGIATVTPAVPKAAPQGHITTPAPNSTKEAGKKRYPTAEEIEVIGGYQNLERSCLVKSKGTAKAVKVCFDDAQLEKVCEYPSEDCALASLPYSPHPGPEDGRREGGEQEAEGQEEDEEEESVPFVSRSGMNESAGRARFLKVDESCKRVSK